One Streptomyces sp. V4I8 genomic window carries:
- a CDS encoding NlpC/P60 family protein, protein MASHRKSRPAGTRVAGIRTPALATAALTSVALLSQTANASPSSDDKPSLEEVEKKVDDLYRQAESATEKYNAAKEKTAKQRKRVDTLLDDVAQRTQKLNDAREELGRNAAAQYRTGAAAPDTATFLLADTPQDYFDQSQLMDRMTGRQKEAVDEYFTQQSATMKKRQEATQNLETLTESQNHLQTAKTTVQTKLSDARELLSKLTAEEKARLAAIEKRKQEEAARKAAELARQQAEAERQRQEEAQQQESAETPSESGTSDSSSTDSSYATNAEKALAFSRSQIGKPYVWGATGPDSYDCSGLTQAAWKAAGVDIPRVTYDQVNAGTTVSLANAQPGDLIFFYDDITHVGIYIGNGMMIHAPKPGAYVREESIYYDGESSIHSVVRPA, encoded by the coding sequence TTGGCGTCGCACCGCAAGTCGCGTCCCGCGGGTACGCGCGTAGCAGGCATACGGACCCCCGCCCTCGCCACCGCGGCCCTCACCTCCGTGGCCCTGCTGTCCCAGACGGCCAACGCGAGCCCCTCTTCGGACGACAAGCCGAGCCTCGAAGAGGTCGAGAAGAAGGTCGACGACCTCTACCGCCAGGCGGAGTCGGCGACCGAGAAGTACAACGCGGCCAAAGAGAAGACCGCGAAGCAGCGCAAGCGCGTCGACACCCTCCTCGACGACGTGGCCCAGCGCACCCAGAAGCTGAACGACGCACGCGAGGAACTGGGCCGCAACGCCGCCGCCCAGTACCGCACCGGAGCGGCCGCCCCCGACACGGCGACCTTCCTCCTGGCGGACACCCCGCAGGACTACTTCGACCAGTCCCAGCTGATGGACCGTATGACGGGCCGTCAGAAGGAAGCGGTCGACGAGTACTTCACCCAGCAGTCCGCGACGATGAAGAAGCGCCAGGAGGCCACCCAAAACCTCGAAACGCTCACCGAGTCGCAGAACCACCTGCAAACCGCCAAAACCACGGTCCAGACGAAACTCTCCGACGCCCGCGAACTCCTCTCGAAACTCACGGCCGAGGAAAAGGCCCGCCTGGCCGCGATCGAGAAGCGCAAGCAGGAGGAGGCGGCCCGCAAGGCGGCGGAACTGGCCCGCCAGCAGGCAGAGGCCGAGCGCCAGCGCCAAGAAGAGGCACAGCAACAGGAGAGCGCCGAGACACCGTCCGAGTCAGGCACCTCGGACTCGTCCTCCACGGACTCCTCGTACGCCACCAATGCCGAGAAGGCCCTGGCCTTCTCCCGCTCCCAGATAGGCAAGCCGTACGTCTGGGGCGCCACCGGCCCCGACTCCTACGACTGCTCCGGCCTCACCCAGGCCGCCTGGAAGGCCGCAGGCGTGGACATCCCCCGCGTCACCTACGACCAGGTCAACGCGGGCACCACGGTCTCCCTCGCCAACGCCCAACCCGGCGACCTGATCTTCTTCTACGACGACATCACCCACGTGGGCATCTACATCGGCAACGGCATGATGATCCACGCCCCCAAGCCCGGCGCGTACGTCCGCGAGGAGTCGATCTACTACGACGGAGAGTCATCGATCCACAGCGTGGTACGCCCGGCCTGA
- the pcrA gene encoding DNA helicase PcrA: MSSLFDDSFLADLQAPRAHEEHPPPPEDDHAPEPVPDDLFGGKFDVPPDRDAYYRDGAPRPALDAAALLEGLNENQRAAVVHSGSPLLIVAGAGSGKTRVLTHRIAHLLAERNVHPGQILAITFTNKAAGEMKERVEQLVGPRANAMWVMTFHSSCVRILRRESKKLGFTSSFSIYDAADSKRLMALVCRDLDLDPKRFPPKSFSAKISNLKNELIDEEDFAAQATDGFEKTLAQAYALYQSRLREANALDFDDLIMTTVNLLRAFPDVAEHYRRRFRHVLVDEYQDTNHAQYALVRELVGTSEHPVDVPPSEHDLPPAELCVVGDADQSIYAFRGATIRNILQFEEDYPDATTILLEQNYRSTQTILTAANAVIERNESRRPKNLWTNAGAGARITGYVADTEHDEAQFVADEIDRLTDAGDAKAGDVAVFYRTNAQSRVFEEVFIRVGLPYKVVGGVRFYERKEVRDVLAYLRVLANPEDSVPLRRILNVPKRGIGDRAEAMIDALSQREKISFPQALRRVDEAYGMAARSSNAVKRFNTLMEELRTIVESGAGPATVLEAVLERTGYLAELQASTDPQDETRIENLQELAAVALEFEQESGEGEAAGGLAEFLERVALVADSDQIPDEDEDGSGVITLMTLHTAKGLEFPVVFLTGMEDGVFPHMRALGQNKELEEERRLAYVGITRARERLYLTRSSMRSAWGQPSYNPPSRFLEEIPAQHVDWKRTGATSPVSSGPASGVAASLSSSRSRSSASGASGFATRRTSEKPVVQLAVGDRVTHDQFGLGTVMAVKGTGANTEATIDFGDKPKRLLLRYAPVEKL, translated from the coding sequence ATGAGCAGCCTCTTTGACGACAGCTTCCTGGCGGACCTCCAGGCCCCGCGGGCCCACGAGGAGCACCCGCCGCCGCCCGAGGACGATCACGCTCCGGAACCGGTTCCGGACGATCTGTTCGGCGGGAAGTTCGACGTGCCGCCGGACCGGGACGCCTACTACCGCGACGGCGCCCCGCGCCCGGCCCTCGACGCGGCCGCGCTGCTGGAGGGGCTGAACGAGAACCAGCGTGCGGCCGTCGTCCACTCCGGCAGCCCGCTGCTCATCGTGGCCGGCGCCGGTTCCGGCAAGACACGTGTGCTCACCCATCGCATCGCCCACCTGCTGGCCGAGCGGAATGTGCATCCGGGGCAGATCCTCGCGATCACCTTCACCAACAAGGCCGCGGGCGAGATGAAGGAGCGCGTGGAGCAGCTCGTCGGTCCGCGGGCGAACGCGATGTGGGTGATGACCTTCCACAGCTCGTGCGTGCGCATCCTGCGGAGGGAGAGCAAGAAGCTCGGCTTCACGTCGTCGTTCTCGATCTACGACGCCGCCGACAGCAAGCGGCTGATGGCGCTGGTGTGCCGTGATCTGGACCTCGATCCCAAGCGGTTTCCGCCCAAGTCCTTCAGTGCCAAGATCAGCAACCTGAAGAACGAGTTGATCGACGAGGAGGACTTCGCCGCTCAGGCGACGGACGGCTTCGAGAAGACCCTCGCTCAGGCGTATGCCCTGTACCAGTCGCGGTTGCGGGAGGCCAACGCTCTCGACTTCGACGACCTGATCATGACCACGGTCAATCTGCTGCGCGCCTTCCCGGACGTCGCCGAGCACTACCGCCGACGTTTTCGCCATGTGCTGGTGGATGAGTACCAGGACACCAACCACGCGCAGTACGCGCTGGTGCGTGAGCTCGTCGGGACCAGCGAGCACCCCGTGGACGTGCCGCCCAGCGAGCACGACCTGCCGCCCGCCGAGCTGTGTGTGGTGGGTGACGCCGACCAGTCGATCTACGCCTTCCGGGGCGCCACCATCCGCAACATCCTCCAGTTCGAGGAGGACTACCCGGACGCGACGACGATCCTGCTCGAGCAGAACTACCGGTCGACGCAGACGATCCTGACCGCCGCGAACGCCGTCATCGAGCGCAATGAGTCCCGTCGCCCCAAGAACCTGTGGACCAATGCGGGCGCCGGCGCCCGTATCACTGGTTATGTCGCGGACACCGAGCACGACGAGGCGCAGTTCGTCGCCGACGAGATAGACCGACTGACGGACGCGGGGGACGCCAAGGCCGGCGATGTCGCCGTCTTCTACCGGACGAACGCCCAGTCCCGTGTCTTCGAGGAAGTCTTCATCCGCGTCGGGCTGCCCTACAAGGTCGTCGGCGGGGTTCGGTTCTACGAGCGCAAGGAGGTCCGGGATGTGCTGGCTTACCTGCGGGTGCTGGCCAATCCCGAGGACTCCGTGCCGCTGCGGCGGATTCTGAATGTGCCCAAGCGGGGCATCGGTGACCGTGCCGAGGCCATGATCGACGCCCTTTCGCAGAGGGAGAAGATCAGTTTCCCGCAGGCGCTGCGGCGCGTGGACGAGGCCTACGGCATGGCCGCGCGGTCGTCCAATGCCGTCAAGCGGTTCAACACGCTGATGGAGGAGCTCCGTACGATCGTCGAGTCCGGGGCGGGGCCGGCCACCGTTCTGGAGGCGGTGCTGGAACGGACCGGCTATCTCGCCGAGTTGCAGGCTTCCACGGACCCGCAGGACGAGACCCGTATCGAGAACCTTCAGGAGCTCGCGGCCGTCGCCCTGGAGTTCGAGCAGGAGTCGGGTGAGGGCGAGGCGGCCGGCGGGCTCGCTGAGTTCCTGGAGCGGGTCGCGCTCGTCGCCGACTCCGACCAGATCCCCGACGAGGACGAGGACGGCTCCGGCGTCATCACCCTGATGACCCTGCACACCGCCAAGGGCCTGGAGTTCCCGGTCGTCTTCCTCACCGGCATGGAGGACGGCGTCTTCCCGCACATGCGCGCCCTCGGCCAGAACAAGGAGCTGGAGGAGGAGCGGCGGCTGGCCTACGTCGGCATCACGCGTGCGCGCGAGCGGCTGTATCTGACGCGCTCGTCGATGCGCAGCGCGTGGGGGCAGCCGTCGTACAACCCGCCGTCCCGCTTCCTGGAGGAGATCCCGGCGCAGCATGTGGACTGGAAGCGGACGGGGGCGACCTCGCCGGTGTCCTCCGGTCCCGCGTCCGGGGTGGCCGCCTCGCTGTCCTCGTCCCGCTCGCGCTCCTCGGCCTCGGGTGCGTCCGGTTTCGCCACGCGCCGCACCTCGGAGAAGCCGGTCGTCCAGCTGGCCGTCGGGGACCGGGTCACCCACGACCAGTTCGGGCTCGGCACCGTGATGGCCGTGAAGGGCACGGGTGCGAACACCGAGGCGACGATCGACTTCGGGGACAAGCCGAAGCGGTTGCTGTTGCGGTACGCGCCGGTGGAGAAGCTTTAG
- a CDS encoding M23 family metallopeptidase codes for MPVSFASETCRRLSCPRTAGYSRRTALAAPVVEAREKLVNDRHPSGTTTSPTTASDAASAHYASHGAQEAQYGDSTTYGTYDATGFGAAGHATTTFDADPLFGSLPGENTGAYDSTQWATGSHQTVNYDAYAAQHHAAYDTGAYDTTAWTAEHERLAFVPQQANGHDVSGQWDTTAWAQPDQSGAPADQTQQWEWGTQSFDTGAYDATQWNSDGGIDGTTAQAADEYQQSAESFDQQATAHFEQIEHADPTGYDDPTGYDDPAQPDAELTATGGLPAAAPLLDDQEETAPAPSPRAASRSGSRSRRRTPPKRSALLTVAVPSACVMGVAGIAAASVGTLTDDKDASTLASESEAVKPSTANNKLDTQLESLSAGADDFADRASRTQERIDLKAQQAAEKRKAAEEAARKERLRPKFAIPVAQHGLSAYFGQSGINWMSVHTGIDFPVSYGTTVMAATDGTVRTQWNSAYGNMMIVTAKDGTETWYCHLSSYRVASGTTVKAGDPIAYSGNSGNSTGPHLHFEVRPGDGSAIDPLPWLRSHGLDPS; via the coding sequence ATGCCCGTTTCCTTCGCGAGCGAAACCTGCCGAAGATTGTCGTGCCCGCGTACCGCCGGGTACAGTCGCCGCACTGCTCTGGCAGCCCCTGTTGTCGAGGCGAGAGAGAAGTTGGTGAACGATCGTCACCCGTCGGGGACCACGACCTCCCCGACCACGGCTTCCGATGCCGCCTCGGCGCACTACGCGTCGCACGGCGCCCAGGAAGCCCAGTACGGTGACTCGACCACGTACGGCACCTACGACGCCACCGGATTCGGCGCCGCCGGTCACGCCACCACCACCTTCGACGCGGACCCCCTGTTCGGTAGCCTCCCCGGTGAGAACACGGGCGCGTACGACTCCACGCAGTGGGCCACGGGCAGCCACCAGACCGTGAACTACGACGCCTATGCGGCCCAGCACCACGCCGCGTACGACACGGGCGCGTACGACACCACCGCGTGGACGGCCGAGCACGAGCGACTGGCCTTCGTCCCGCAGCAGGCCAACGGCCATGACGTCTCCGGTCAGTGGGACACGACCGCCTGGGCCCAGCCCGACCAGTCCGGCGCCCCGGCCGACCAGACCCAGCAGTGGGAATGGGGCACGCAGTCCTTCGACACCGGGGCCTACGACGCCACGCAGTGGAACTCCGACGGCGGAATCGACGGCACCACCGCGCAGGCGGCCGACGAGTACCAGCAGTCAGCAGAATCCTTCGATCAGCAGGCGACCGCGCACTTCGAGCAGATCGAGCACGCCGACCCCACGGGCTACGACGACCCCACGGGCTACGACGATCCCGCCCAGCCCGACGCCGAGTTGACCGCCACCGGCGGACTCCCCGCCGCGGCCCCGCTCCTCGACGACCAGGAGGAGACCGCTCCGGCCCCCTCCCCACGCGCCGCGTCCCGCAGCGGGTCGCGCTCCCGCCGTCGTACGCCCCCCAAGCGCTCCGCGCTGCTGACGGTCGCCGTACCTTCCGCGTGCGTGATGGGCGTCGCGGGCATCGCCGCCGCCTCCGTCGGCACCCTGACCGACGACAAGGACGCGTCCACGCTGGCCTCGGAGAGCGAGGCCGTGAAGCCGTCCACGGCGAACAACAAGCTGGACACCCAGCTGGAGAGCCTCTCCGCCGGCGCCGACGACTTCGCCGACCGGGCCAGCCGTACGCAGGAGCGCATCGACCTCAAGGCCCAGCAGGCGGCCGAGAAGCGGAAGGCCGCCGAGGAGGCTGCCCGCAAGGAGCGGCTGCGCCCGAAGTTCGCGATCCCGGTCGCACAGCACGGCCTCAGCGCCTACTTCGGCCAGTCCGGCATCAACTGGATGTCCGTGCACACCGGCATCGACTTCCCCGTGTCATACGGCACGACGGTGATGGCCGCGACCGACGGCACGGTCCGGACGCAGTGGAACAGCGCCTACGGCAACATGATGATCGTGACCGCGAAGGACGGCACGGAGACGTGGTACTGCCACCTCTCCAGCTACCGCGTCGCCTCCGGTACAACGGTGAAGGCCGGCGACCCGATCGCGTACTCCGGCAACTCCGGCAACTCGACCGGCCCGCACCTGCATTTCGAGGTCCGACCGGGCGACGGCTCGGCCATAGACCCGCTGCCGTGGCTGCGCAGCCACGGCCTCGACCCGTCGTAG
- a CDS encoding lipase family alpha/beta hydrolase: MKVTGAALPFLPLCRRLLPSRLAGLSLALLKATALEIAILAGHVLLYPSGIVQERRATPMLPARDTAALPTETQPPVVLLHGFIDNRSVFVLLRRSLAQHGRHQIESLNYSPLTCDIRAAAELLGRHIEGICERTGSSHVDIVGHSLGGLVARYYVQCLGGDLRVRTLVTLGTPHSGTRVVPLANAHPIVRQMRPGSPVLEELSRPAPGCRTHFVSFWSDLDHLMDPLETACVDHPDLLAQNVRVSGIGHLALPVHPAVATGIRQALDTARTGAEATPQAGGLTVA, encoded by the coding sequence ATGAAGGTCACCGGGGCAGCACTCCCCTTTCTTCCGCTCTGCCGACGCCTGCTCCCGAGCAGACTCGCCGGCCTCTCCCTGGCCCTGCTGAAGGCGACCGCCCTGGAGATCGCGATCCTCGCCGGACACGTACTGCTGTACCCCTCCGGCATCGTCCAGGAGCGCCGGGCCACCCCCATGCTTCCCGCCCGGGACACCGCCGCGCTGCCGACGGAGACCCAACCGCCCGTCGTCCTGCTGCACGGCTTCATCGACAACCGCTCGGTCTTCGTCCTGCTGCGCCGCAGCCTCGCCCAGCACGGCAGGCACCAGATCGAGTCGCTCAACTACTCCCCGCTGACCTGCGACATCCGCGCCGCCGCCGAACTGCTAGGCCGGCACATAGAGGGGATCTGCGAGCGCACCGGCAGCAGCCACGTGGACATCGTCGGGCACAGCCTCGGCGGGCTGGTAGCGCGTTACTACGTGCAGTGCCTCGGCGGCGACCTCAGGGTCCGCACCCTGGTCACGCTCGGCACGCCGCACTCCGGCACCCGCGTCGTCCCGCTGGCGAACGCGCACCCGATCGTGCGTCAGATGCGCCCCGGCTCACCGGTCCTCGAGGAGTTGTCCCGGCCCGCCCCCGGCTGCCGTACTCACTTCGTGAGCTTCTGGAGCGACCTCGACCATCTGATGGACCCGCTGGAGACGGCCTGCGTCGACCACCCGGACCTGCTGGCGCAGAACGTCCGCGTGAGCGGAATCGGCCACCTCGCCCTGCCGGTGCACCCCGCCGTGGCGACCGGAATAAGGCAGGCCCTCGACACCGCACGGACAGGAGCCGAAGCCACCCCGCAGGCCGGCGGCCTGACCGTGGCATAG
- a CDS encoding cobalamin B12-binding domain-containing protein → MGVAAGPIRVVVAKPGLDGHDRGAKVIARALRDAGMEVIYTGLHQTPEQIVDTAIQEDADAIGLSILSGAHNTLFAAVIELLKERDAEDILVFGGGIIPEADIAPLKEKGVAEIFTPGATTQAIVDWVRANVHQPAGA, encoded by the coding sequence ATGGGTGTGGCAGCCGGTCCGATCCGCGTGGTGGTGGCCAAGCCTGGGCTCGACGGCCACGATCGGGGGGCCAAGGTGATCGCGCGGGCGCTGCGCGACGCCGGTATGGAGGTCATCTACACCGGGCTTCACCAGACGCCCGAGCAGATCGTCGACACCGCGATCCAGGAGGACGCCGACGCGATCGGTCTGTCCATCCTCTCCGGCGCCCACAACACCCTCTTCGCCGCTGTGATCGAGCTGCTCAAGGAGCGGGACGCGGAGGACATCCTCGTCTTCGGCGGCGGGATCATCCCCGAGGCGGACATCGCTCCGCTCAAGGAGAAGGGTGTCGCGGAGATCTTCACGCCGGGGGCGACGACTCAGGCGATCGTGGACTGGGTGCGGGCGAACGTGCATCAGCCGGCGGGAGCTTAG
- a CDS encoding DUF5691 domain-containing protein, whose amino-acid sequence MNSPSVPADSPAPAAWEELVTAALLGTDRRTPPGSAPGREAPVALLDTAAVETVRRRAGLKPARAAQRPRPAPEDPRPALPPAAARRLAMLLADRPGGGGGRRGTAPDLMELLPQWLATANDRGFAPPPETLPALLDAARGRTDLRPAALTFAGPRAVWLARLNPDWRFALRATPGGGASLPHLDDPAEVQQLWQEGLFAERVALLSAIRSRGPAAARELLTTTWATERAEDRLMFLDSLRTGLGPDDEAFLEQALADRSRNVRATAAELLSALPGSALAARMAVRAAACVALDHTRDVPTITVEAPHECDAGMERDGVVAKAPAGRGERSWWFGQLVEAAPLGTWPGRLGGRTPGEIVALPVGDDWQGELHAAWCRAAVRQRDGEWARALLGSPAAPEAGGPGAVSLAERAKLLGTLGPAERAEWVAGFIATHGLSEAFQLLGVCAVPWSGPLGRAVVDALNIARDAGSYPWSFSGVMGLAERCLDPAEASRLDGLLAVPDEPEDASPGAGGYWAEAFQRLVTTLRLRAAMLDELEIPSPSGV is encoded by the coding sequence ATGAACAGTCCCTCCGTTCCCGCGGATTCGCCCGCCCCGGCCGCCTGGGAGGAGCTCGTCACGGCGGCGCTGCTCGGTACGGACCGGCGTACGCCGCCGGGGTCCGCGCCCGGCCGGGAGGCCCCGGTGGCGCTGCTGGACACGGCGGCCGTGGAGACCGTACGACGGCGGGCCGGGCTGAAGCCGGCGCGGGCGGCTCAGCGGCCGCGACCGGCGCCCGAGGACCCGCGCCCGGCGCTGCCTCCGGCGGCGGCCCGCAGGCTGGCGATGCTGCTGGCCGACCGTCCCGGCGGGGGCGGCGGTCGCAGAGGCACGGCGCCGGACCTCATGGAGCTGCTCCCCCAGTGGCTCGCGACGGCGAACGACCGGGGTTTCGCGCCGCCCCCGGAGACACTGCCCGCGCTGCTGGACGCGGCGCGGGGCCGTACGGATCTGCGACCGGCGGCGCTGACGTTCGCCGGCCCGCGGGCGGTGTGGCTGGCCCGGCTGAACCCGGACTGGCGGTTCGCCCTGCGTGCGACCCCGGGCGGGGGCGCGTCGCTGCCGCACCTAGATGACCCCGCCGAAGTCCAACAGCTGTGGCAGGAGGGGCTGTTCGCCGAGCGGGTCGCCCTGCTCTCCGCGATCCGCTCACGTGGGCCCGCGGCCGCGCGTGAGCTGCTGACCACGACGTGGGCGACGGAGCGCGCCGAGGACCGATTGATGTTCCTCGACTCGCTGCGGACCGGGCTGGGCCCGGACGACGAGGCGTTTCTGGAGCAGGCGCTGGCCGACCGGAGCCGCAATGTCCGGGCGACGGCCGCGGAGCTGCTGTCGGCGCTGCCGGGCTCGGCGCTCGCGGCGCGGATGGCGGTGCGGGCAGCGGCATGCGTGGCGCTGGATCACACGCGGGACGTGCCGACGATCACCGTCGAGGCGCCGCACGAGTGCGACGCGGGCATGGAACGCGACGGGGTCGTGGCCAAGGCCCCGGCGGGGCGCGGTGAACGGTCCTGGTGGTTCGGCCAGTTGGTGGAGGCGGCACCGCTCGGCACCTGGCCGGGGCGGCTCGGGGGGCGTACGCCTGGGGAGATCGTGGCGCTGCCGGTGGGGGACGACTGGCAGGGCGAGCTGCACGCGGCCTGGTGCCGGGCGGCGGTACGGCAGCGGGACGGCGAGTGGGCGAGGGCGCTGCTCGGGTCGCCCGCCGCTCCGGAAGCCGGCGGTCCGGGGGCGGTGTCCCTGGCCGAGCGTGCGAAGCTTCTCGGCACGCTGGGCCCAGCCGAACGGGCCGAGTGGGTCGCCGGGTTCATCGCGACGCACGGCCTGTCAGAGGCGTTTCAGCTGCTCGGGGTGTGTGCGGTGCCATGGAGCGGGCCGCTCGGGCGAGCGGTGGTGGACGCGCTCAACATCGCGCGGGACGCGGGGAGTTATCCCTGGAGTTTCAGCGGGGTGATGGGCCTGGCCGAGCGCTGCCTCGACCCGGCCGAGGCAAGCCGCCTCGATGGCCTGCTGGCGGTACCGGACGAGCCGGAGGACGCGTCGCCGGGAGCCGGGGGCTATTGGGCGGAGGCGTTCCAGCGACTCGTCACGACGTTGCGCTTGCGGGCGGCCATGCTCGATGAACTCGAGATACCCAGCCCGTCCGGCGTTTGA
- a CDS encoding SWIM zinc finger family protein: protein MTQQGVRWTADQVLAMAPDAASRKAGSKLGAAGPWSEAGSTDEGTVWGLCKGSGSKPYQTVIDIADAAGPAYKCSCPSRKFPCKHALGLLLLWAGGEGSVPPAPPPDWAEQWIKGRRQRAEDKRTAGASGSSTASGDPEAARRRAERRAVRVTAGATELEQRLADLLRGGLAGAEQAGYGLWEETAARMVDAQAPGLAARVRELGAIPASGPGWPVRLLEECALIHLLDQGWLRRERLPDALSDTVRSRIGLPASADGPPVRDRWLVLAQYDTADVKLTTRRIWLYGADSGRTALLLSYGAAGRAPELALPVGLALEAEVVAYPGAGQLRAALGEQFAPPEPTAIRPPGVTTAEATARYGEALRDDPWLDSVPVTLDRVVPTPDGDSWQLADADSDTALPLTPAARARPGLWHLVALSGGEPVKVFGECGHRGFTPLTAWPEGEGKAVRLC from the coding sequence ATGACTCAGCAGGGGGTGCGCTGGACCGCGGACCAGGTGCTGGCAATGGCGCCTGACGCCGCGTCACGCAAAGCGGGAAGCAAACTCGGCGCGGCAGGTCCGTGGTCCGAGGCGGGAAGTACGGACGAGGGGACGGTGTGGGGGCTGTGCAAAGGCAGTGGCAGCAAGCCGTATCAGACGGTCATCGACATCGCGGACGCCGCAGGTCCCGCGTACAAGTGCAGTTGCCCGAGCCGGAAGTTCCCGTGCAAGCACGCCCTCGGGCTGCTGCTGCTCTGGGCGGGCGGGGAAGGCTCGGTGCCGCCGGCGCCGCCGCCGGACTGGGCGGAGCAGTGGATAAAGGGGAGAAGGCAGCGCGCGGAGGACAAGCGGACGGCGGGGGCGTCCGGTTCCTCGACGGCGTCCGGTGATCCGGAGGCGGCGCGGCGTCGGGCGGAGCGCCGCGCCGTGCGGGTCACCGCGGGGGCGACGGAGCTGGAGCAGCGTCTGGCGGACCTGCTGCGCGGCGGCCTGGCCGGCGCGGAACAGGCCGGGTACGGCTTGTGGGAGGAGACGGCGGCCCGCATGGTCGACGCCCAGGCCCCCGGACTGGCCGCTCGGGTCCGGGAGCTGGGGGCGATCCCGGCGTCCGGCCCCGGCTGGCCGGTGCGCCTGCTGGAGGAGTGCGCGCTCATCCATCTCCTCGACCAGGGCTGGCTGCGCCGCGAGCGGCTGCCCGACGCCCTGTCGGACACCGTCCGCTCCCGCATCGGCCTGCCCGCCTCGGCGGACGGCCCGCCGGTGCGGGACCGCTGGCTGGTCCTCGCCCAGTACGACACGGCGGACGTGAAGCTGACGACGCGCCGGATATGGCTGTACGGCGCCGACTCGGGCCGCACCGCCCTGCTCCTCTCCTACGGCGCCGCCGGCCGCGCGCCGGAGCTGGCGCTGCCGGTCGGGCTGGCCCTGGAGGCGGAGGTGGTGGCGTACCCGGGTGCCGGGCAGCTGCGGGCGGCGCTGGGCGAACAGTTCGCACCGCCCGAGCCCACGGCGATACGGCCGCCTGGCGTGACGACGGCCGAGGCGACCGCTCGTTACGGAGAGGCGCTCCGCGACGACCCGTGGCTGGACTCCGTGCCGGTCACCCTGGACCGGGTCGTACCGACCCCGGACGGCGACTCGTGGCAGCTCGCGGACGCCGACTCGGACACGGCCCTGCCCCTCACCCCGGCCGCCCGCGCCCGCCCGGGCCTGTGGCACCTGGTCGCGCTGTCGGGGGGCGAGCCGGTCAAGGTGTTCGGCGAGTGCGGCCACCGCGGCTTCACCCCGCTGACGGCCTGGCCGGAGGGCGAGGGCAAGGCGGTGCGGTTGTGCTGA